CTGGGAAGTGGCTAAGTTTGGGTGTTTGACATTAATAGGCGAAGACAGCCTTTGAGGAGGGCTGCTGTTAGCTTTCCTGCAAACGCTCCAACCCTCAGAGGGctgtttgtttgattttccAATGGTTAAGCAAGATTGGGCCTGGCTGAATTACTCTCGCGCTGCCTAGCCAAGGGGAAGCCTGAGAAGGCTCTCTCCCGAGGAGCGGGAGGTGCAGTGTGTTTCCCACCTGAGTTGTAGTTGACGATGTCCACTCCTAAGGCAGGGCTCTTTCGTTTCCTGGGCctccccttctgcactgtgccAGTGCCGTTGAAGTAAGGCAGGGCCAGCCCTCCGCTCTTGGCAGCCAGCTCGGTGTAGCTCAGCTGAGGGGGATATTCTCCTTGCAAAAGGGCCTCGAAGTGGGCCCTGCAGTAAACCAGGTTGTCCTTCATGCCAAAGTGATCGCCTGTGGTCAGAGTCTTGTTGCAAGTGGTGCAGGTGAAGCAGCTCAGGTGATAAACCGACTCCCTGGCTCTCATGACCATTTCAGAGGCTGAGATCCCAAGGTGGCAGCGGGCACATCTCTGCACGGAGAACCTtctgaaggaaacagaaaagtcGGCATCAACTAGAAAGGTAAAGGAAGAGCCTGCCCCCAGTGCTGCCCACCCTCCTCCCGGCCCCTCGCCAGGGCGTCCTTGGGTGCCGGCAGCGGCCCCGCTCGGGATTGCAGCCGCCTCGTGTCGGGACTCCGCcgagcagcagctggggcacTGCAGCAGCCGTCTCCATTTTCTCACGAAGCTGATTTATTCGCTTAGAACTTTTGTTGTGCAAAAGCTCTCGCGGTGCTAGTGCCCATAAAGAAAGGAGAACCGGGAGAAAATCTGTCTCCGCTTTCCTTTCAGTCGTTTCAAAACCAGAGAGATCGCGGATGAGGCAGGGAACTGAATCCCGGAAAAGCAGAAACGTGCGCATAAATAGGGCTCACTCCAGGGAACCGGCCCGCCTGGCAGCCCGTCAGGGCCCGCCATCAAAAATCAGTCGGAGGCTAGGGGGCATGCCATGCGGCTTAGCAGAAAATGGGGGGCTCCTGCGCGGTCTGGCGCACCAGCGAGAGCAAGCTCTGCTGTTGTTTACCGCCTTTCGAAGGCGTGACACTCGGCGACTGCTCCTTATCAGCGCGgagccccggccggggccggaggGCGAGCTCCCCGGCTCTTGGGACGCACcgaaaaataagcaagcaagaaaagaggaaaactttTGTTGGCTCTTACGCTGGTATTTATGGAAAGATACCACAGAGCAGTAGGAGACCGGGATACTTCTCCTTGGTTTGTTTGTGTACCGTCGCACATGCTTAATCGGTGTGTCCCTTGGCGATTCGTTCAGTATTTTACGCGTGCGAGACTTTTCAAAGGGGACTCGTTTATACAATTAAGGAGTCGCTGACTGCGAAAAGCTACCTTTGAAAGCCCGTGTGGAGAAGAGCGTTTGGGTTCGTAATGCGTTGAGAGAGAATGTGCTTTTGAACCCACAGGGGCTGATTGCTGTACCTGTAGTAATCCTCCTTGCAGTAAATACTGCCGTCCTTGGCAAAGCAGGTGAGTTCTGACTCCAAAGCCAGTTTACATTCACAGCACTTAAGACACCTGAGGTGCCATTGTTTGTCAACAGCCAGCAGGTAATATCTGTCTGAGATCTTCCCTCCACAACCAGCACACAACGCAGGCTTCTCGGGGCTCATGGGGGGCATGTTCTGCAAAACAACCACACCACAAGGGGATGAGAAAGGGAGGGGGACAAGcaggcagcgcggggccggagGCTTCTGCGCAGGGCCCGGGAAGGAAGAGGCTGGTACAGAGAAACCTCTCTCTGGGACCAAGCTGTCTGCCCGGGGGAAGAGGGGATATTGAGAGCGAATGGGGACCGTCCCCACTGGGAAAGTAGTTGCCAGGATTTAACTTTCGTGTTTATCCCGTTAAACCTCTCCTAACAATCTAATGTTATTTCAATATATAAAGACAAAAGATTAGGCCTCAGTAGGGAAAGGAGACCTGGCTCTTTTCCGAGTTCCTGAAGTTAAAGTCTGTATCTTCCCCgtttcttttacattttaatcttGAGTACTCCACAAGAAGGGCATTTTACAAGCAAGAAAACATCGTTTCGCTGCGCCAGAAGTTTGTAGCGGAGGGTTCACGCTTACATCGCTATCCTGGTAAATTTTCACCCACATTTAAACCAGTCAGAACCACGTCCCTAGAAAAATAGGCCGtttaaaacataagaaataaaacaggagaCAGGTGGGTGGTGTAAAAAATGGTGATCAGCTCACCACCTTTGCCAGGGACGAGGACAGAAAGGTGGCGCAGACTGGTTTCGTCTAGGATTAGGGTCTTTTCATCAACAAACTTCCGAAAGTTCCCGTTAATCTGCTCTCCGTTAGGAGTGCCGCTCGGGACAAAGGGAGCCAGCGGAGGAGCGGAAACAAAAGCTGTGCCGTCGGACTTCGGCGAGCGAGTGCTGATAGACTaacgggggcgggggggggatcCCGAAAAACTCCCTGTTTTAAAGTCACAACTCCGCATTTATTTTCCAATCTGAAGTTGTGTTCCTCGCCCGTTTTTTGCGGCAATTGAAAAGGCGCGTTAAATTTACGCTGCAAATCGTAATATAATAAAGCAAGAGTTTATttagagaaagagggaaagattCTTTATCGCTATAAGCGCGTTAAAGCAGTTTCCCAGGCCGCTACTTTGTGTGCAGAGCCTTGTGCATGAGCAGCGGAAGCCCTACAAGTTGGAGAAAGGGAGTTCTCGCTTTGCACGGAACACGGCGTGACACTCGCTTTCTCCACCATCGCATATCACAATTAAGAAGGCTTCGATCCGTTTACTAAGAAAAGAGGAGATGTTAGTAGTAAGCAAAATAATCGATGGACATAACATTCAGAGAGGGCAATGCCTCTCTGTATCAATCCCACACTTAGGACCAAGAATGGTTAGGAAAAGTAAGCAGTCGCGGTTTGCGGTTTGACTTGGAAGGTGCCAGGAGTGCAAAAAGTAAAGTACCGTTCAGAAACTCGAGCTGCGCCCTGCTCGGACGGAGCAAAGCCATCACAGCAATCCGAGCAAGGGCCGCTTCGCTGTAGTGACTTAAAACCCGTCCCtgttagaaattaatttttttttctgttactccAGAGAGCACACGCAACAACA
This region of Rhea pennata isolate bPtePen1 chromosome 8, bPtePen1.pri, whole genome shotgun sequence genomic DNA includes:
- the LHX9 gene encoding LIM/homeobox protein Lhx9 isoform X3, with translation MEIVGCRAEENTCPFRPPAMLFHGISGGHIQGIMEEMERRSKTESRLAKGGQMNGRETNMPPMSPEKPALCAGCGGKISDRYYLLAVDKQWHLRCLKCCECKLALESELTCFAKDGSIYCKEDYYRRFSVQRCARCHLGISASEMVMRARESVYHLSCFTCTTCNKTLTTGDHFGMKDNLVYCRAHFEALLQGEYPPQLSYTELAAKSGGLALPYFNGTGTVQKGRPRKRKSPALGVDIVNYNSGCNENEADHLDRDQQPYPPSQKTKRMRTSFKHHQLRTMKSYFAINHNPDAKDLKQLAQKTGLTKRVLQGEQIMGHYSQTSRRLKIP